The genomic DNA CTGCGCGCCGTGTACCTGTACACCGCGTCGTTCCAGGATCCCGAGGTCGCCAAGGCCGTTCACGGTGTGGACGCCGAGCTGGCCTTCAAGGTCAACGACCTGATGCTCCCGATCGTCAAGGGTGTCGGCTCCGAGCGGGCCTACGAGAAGCTGACCGAGTCGCTGCAGACCTTCGGTGGTTCCGGCTTCCTGCAGGACTACCCGGTCGAGCAGTACATCCGTGACGCGAAGATCGACTCGCTGTACGAAGGCACCACCGCCATCCAGGCGCAGGACTTCTTCTTCCGCAAGATCATCCGCGACAAGGGCCAGGCCCTGGCGTTCGTCGCCGGCGAGATCGAGCAGCTGATCAAGAACCAGGACGGCAACGGCCGCCTGAAGGCCGAGCGCGAGCTGCTCGCCACCGCCCTGGGCGACGTCCAGAGCATGGCCGCCAGCCTGACCGGCTACCTGATGGCCGCTCAGGAAGACCCGAAGTCCATCTACAAGGTGGGCCTGGGCTCGGTGCGCTTCCTGCTGGCCGTCGGTGACCTGGTCATCGGCTGGCTGCTGCTGAAGCAGGCCGCGGTCGCCATCAAGGCGCTCGACGAGGGCGCCACCGGCGACGACCGCGCGTTCTACGAGGGCAAGATCGCGTCGGCGTCGTTCTTCGCCAAGAACATGCTGCCGCTGCTGACCAGCGTTCGCTCGGTCATCGAGTCCGTCGACAACGAGGCCATGGAGCTGGACGAAGCGTCCTTCTGATCCTCACCAAGAACAGCAGCCCCCGGCATTCGCCGGGGGCTGCTGTTTTTGGCTGTGCGCCAGCGCAGAACTCTTGCGAGTCGGCGCCTGCGTAGACGCACACCCAACGCGAGGGCGTCCCCTCGTCCCGTTGACCGTGCGCCACAGCAGAACTTCTATGAGTAGCCGTCTGCCAAGACGCACAGTCAACGCATGAGGTCCAGCGGAGGCCCTGGAAAAGGCGGCGTGCGCCCGGCAACTCCGAGTCCTGGCCGCCAGAGGCGATTCCACTCGCGCTCCACCCGCGCAATCACGGACGCCTTGCGATGCCCTGCGGCAACCCTGACATGGGTCCACCCGACTTGCGCGATGTAGTCGGCACGCTCGATGTCGTAGGCGAGCGACTCAGCATGTTGCGCACCGTCGTACTCGACCGCAAGCATCAGTTCCTCCCAGCCCATGTCGAGGAAATACTTCGGGTTGCCGTCGGGCCCAGGTACCGGTATCTGAGTCTGAGGTTTGGGAAACCCCGCGCCGATCAACGTCAATCGCAATCGAGTTTCCTGCGGCGAATGGCCGCCGGGGTCGAACAAGCCCAGCGCCGGCTCCAGTTGCCTCAAGCCCCTGGCATGCGGGTGGCGCGTAGCCAGCGCCAGAACATCGTCGGCCGTGAATCCGGTAGCTCGAGCCAGGGCGTCGAGGCGCGCCACAGCAGATCCGATCAGCTCCCGACGGCCAAGGTCGAACGCCGTCCGCTCCACGCTGGTGACGAGCAACCCGTCGACGCGGGTGACCTCGTCGCCGTAGACCAGGTCGCGGCGAGTGACCACGCCGCGAGGTGCGCGGATTTTGGCGCTGATCAGTTCAATGCGAATGTCGTCGGCCACCCAACTCGCGCCATGAAGAGCTGACGCAGCGGCTCCCGCGACGACGCCTTCCCGACCCGTCCACAACCACGCGGCTGTCGTGCGCTGCTGGAGCGACAGCTCTGTCCGCTTGTCCACGTAGATCTTCGGCATGAGCAGCCGGTAGTAGCGGCTGAGCTCGTAGCGGTTGAGCATGCCGGAGGCCAGGGCCTCGCTACCGACGAATGGTTCGGTCATAGCGACACCGTCT from Mycolicibacterium phocaicum includes the following:
- a CDS encoding DUF559 domain-containing protein — translated: MTEPFVGSEALASGMLNRYELSRYYRLLMPKIYVDKRTELSLQQRTTAAWLWTGREGVVAGAAASALHGASWVADDIRIELISAKIRAPRGVVTRRDLVYGDEVTRVDGLLVTSVERTAFDLGRRELIGSAVARLDALARATGFTADDVLALATRHPHARGLRQLEPALGLFDPGGHSPQETRLRLTLIGAGFPKPQTQIPVPGPDGNPKYFLDMGWEELMLAVEYDGAQHAESLAYDIERADYIAQVGWTHVRVAAGHRKASVIARVEREWNRLWRPGLGVAGRTPPFPGPPLDLMR